Proteins from a genomic interval of Acetobacterium woodii DSM 1030:
- a CDS encoding VOC family protein encodes MKLSWVTVTVNDLDESIRFYTEVVGLTINRRQPAGPDTELAFLGDGETKLELVCNRTIQDFVIGSSISLGFEVDSLDETMATLKAQGIALHSGPFQPTPSIKFILITDPNGLKVQFLEHIKQA; translated from the coding sequence ATGAAATTATCATGGGTAACGGTCACCGTTAACGATCTGGATGAATCGATCCGGTTTTATACCGAGGTTGTCGGTTTGACAATAAACAGACGCCAGCCAGCCGGACCAGATACTGAACTGGCTTTTTTAGGCGATGGTGAAACGAAACTGGAACTGGTGTGCAACCGGACCATCCAGGATTTTGTCATAGGGTCCAGTATTTCACTGGGGTTTGAAGTTGACTCGCTGGACGAAACCATGGCAACTTTAAAAGCCCAAGGAATTGCTCTGCACAGCGGCCCATTTCAACCAACGCCATCGATTAAGTTTATATTAATAACTGATCCCAATGGATTAAAGGTTCAGTTTTTGGAGCATATCAAGCAGGCATAA
- a CDS encoding MmcQ/YjbR family DNA-binding protein — MKPCQKWDQLIEQTALELPGATRDYQPEWDAVRYFVGGLMFAMRGENKTGDSLLTLKLPIGDGEMLRSRYPDIIPGYYMNKQHWNSILLAGYVPEAVLIDCIQLAYQTVFIKLTKKKQREIAEIQL, encoded by the coding sequence ATGAAACCTTGTCAAAAATGGGATCAGCTGATTGAACAAACAGCTTTAGAGCTGCCCGGAGCAACCCGGGACTACCAGCCGGAATGGGATGCCGTCCGGTATTTTGTCGGCGGGTTGATGTTTGCTATGCGTGGTGAAAACAAGACCGGTGACTCACTGTTAACTCTCAAGCTGCCAATCGGCGATGGTGAAATGCTCCGCTCCCGTTATCCGGATATTATTCCCGGTTATTATATGAATAAACAACATTGGAATTCAATTCTGCTTGCCGGCTATGTCCCCGAAGCGGTTTTGATCGATTGCATCCAACTGGCTTATCAGACTGTTTTTATAAAACTGACGAAAAAAAAGCAGCGGGAAATTGCGGAAATTCAGCTTTAA
- a CDS encoding DUF6155 family protein: MKKNMEIRMIKPLKLTDLKKELNKLDQKQLVEIIANLYKNDQRAKDMLCVRLMGEAYKNELLTAYKIKMHDIFFPRFIQTIPSLKSAKALITEIKKIGDDQMGLELMLYYVECGNKFTNAYGDIDEAFYNSLTGMYAQFVNQLNANGTVSIYLKYKERINDLVASSAHIGWGYGDYLADKSLEIEWLEEV, translated from the coding sequence ATGAAAAAGAATATGGAGATTCGGATGATTAAACCGCTGAAATTAACAGATTTAAAAAAAGAATTAAACAAGCTTGATCAGAAACAGCTTGTAGAAATCATCGCCAATCTATATAAAAATGATCAAAGGGCGAAAGATATGTTGTGTGTTAGATTGATGGGAGAAGCATATAAAAATGAATTACTCACAGCCTACAAAATTAAAATGCATGATATCTTCTTTCCCCGATTTATACAGACAATACCTTCTTTGAAATCGGCCAAAGCGTTAATCACGGAGATTAAAAAGATCGGCGATGATCAGATGGGTCTTGAATTAATGCTCTACTATGTCGAGTGTGGTAATAAATTTACGAATGCTTATGGTGATATTGATGAAGCATTTTACAATAGCCTTACTGGTATGTATGCACAATTCGTAAACCAATTGAATGCCAACGGTACGGTATCGATCTATTTAAAATACAAAGAAAGAATCAATGATTTAGTCGCAAGCTCTGCCCATATTGGTTGGGGATATGGTGATTATCTTGCGGATAAGTCACTTGAAATTGAATGGTTAGAAGAAGTGTAA
- a CDS encoding leucine-rich repeat protein, which produces MTGVELSRTAIVEDEAFIGCYNLESVKMTDEMRTIQARAFSGCSSLKSIRIPAKVTTMGVDIFKGCSDLTIYGVSGSTAETYANNYGIPFIPDQVSQTVSCEYRTHVQNYGWQAVVADGATSGSSGKGLRLEAIQIALKNDGLDLGVAYRTHIQNYGWQGWVYDMDPSGSSGKGLRLEAIDIYLTGSDAAKYDIYYRVHAQNFGWLDWAKNARSAGTSGYGYRLEAIQIKIVPKNSPAPGPTAIPYVYPGGGVG; this is translated from the coding sequence ATAACTGGTGTCGAACTAAGCAGAACAGCGATTGTCGAAGATGAGGCTTTTATTGGCTGTTATAATTTGGAATCCGTTAAAATGACTGATGAGATGAGAACGATTCAGGCAAGAGCCTTTAGTGGCTGTTCATCATTAAAAAGCATCCGCATTCCAGCGAAAGTGACTACGATGGGTGTCGATATATTTAAAGGCTGCAGTGACTTGACGATTTATGGAGTGAGTGGTTCTACCGCGGAAACATATGCAAACAATTATGGCATCCCGTTTATCCCTGATCAAGTATCACAAACGGTTTCGTGTGAGTATCGAACTCATGTGCAAAACTACGGCTGGCAGGCGGTAGTAGCTGATGGTGCGACAAGTGGAAGCAGTGGTAAAGGACTGCGTCTCGAAGCCATTCAAATCGCATTAAAAAATGACGGCTTAGACCTTGGTGTAGCCTATCGGACCCATATTCAAAACTATGGCTGGCAGGGTTGGGTATATGATATGGACCCAAGTGGAAGCAGTGGTAAAGGTCTTCGACTGGAAGCAATCGATATTTATTTAACTGGCAGTGATGCCGCTAAATATGATATTTATTATCGGGTTCATGCTCAAAACTTTGGCTGGTTGGATTGGGCGAAAAACGCTAGATCGGCTGGCACCTCTGGTTATGGTTATCGTCTGGAAGCGATCCAGATAAAAATTGTACCTAAAAATTCCCCAGCACCAGGTCCCACCGCTATCCCCTATGTTTATCCGGGCGGAGGCGTTGGCTAA